In Rissa tridactyla isolate bRisTri1 chromosome 8, bRisTri1.patW.cur.20221130, whole genome shotgun sequence, one genomic interval encodes:
- the LOC128913722 gene encoding kelch-like protein 10, with product MDRRGAVEGLTAGPGHPHVCDVIMGPVPEPPDRERKMSAVACTAFNGFCLEGKLGDGIISVDGIEFIAHKMILCSCSPYFRALFSSNWSNAKRKVHKIPGTSSEMMRLLMEYAYTGTVPVTDDNVESLLIAADQFHVLDIVRLCCEFLKSQLCLENCIGIWRFTGYYYCPDLREAAHEFILHHFEEVTRVSTEFLALSFNDLERLLEKDELPMKEEAVFEAVLKWVAHDLQNRRQHVVVLLGKEGWNPRDCELHQRLTAAAQAASNIDVTH from the exons ATGGACcgcagaggggctgtggaggggctcACGGCCGGTCCCGGTCACCCCCACGTCTGTGATGTCATTATGGGGCCCGTTCCAGAGCCACCGGACAG ggagaggaagatgagtgCAGTGGCTTGCACCGCCTTCAATGGGTTTTGCCTGGAAGGGAAGCTGGGCGATGGGATCATCAGTGTGGACGGCATTGAATTCATTGCTCACAAGATgatcctctgcagctgcagtccgtacttcag ggctttgttctcCAGCAACTGGAGCAATGCCAAGAGGAAGGTCCATAAAATCCCTGGCACTTCCTCTGAAATGATGAGGCTCCTTATGGAATACGCCTACACCGGGACAGTGCCGGTCACGGATGACAACGTTGAAAGTTTGCTCATCGCGGCAGACCAGTTCCACGTCCTGGACATCGTCAGACTCTGCTGCGAgttcttaaaatcccagctgtgcttggaaaattGCATCGGCATCTGGAGATTCACAGGCTACTACTACTGCCCTGACCTGCGAGAAGCAGCCCATGAGTTCATCCTGCATCACTTCGAGGAGGTGACCAGGGTGTCCACAGAGTTTCTGGCGCTCTCCTTCAATGACCTGGAAcgcctgctggagaaggatgagctCCCGATGAAAGAAGAGGCCGTGTTCGAGGCTGTTCTGAAATGGGTTGCTCATGACCTGCAGAACAGGAGGCAGCACGTTGTAGTCTTGCTGGGCAAGGAAGGGTGGAA CCCTcgggactgtgaactccaccagcgcCTGaccgctgcagcccaggctgcctccaacaTTGATGTCACCCATTAG